Proteins encoded within one genomic window of Humulus lupulus chromosome 1, drHumLupu1.1, whole genome shotgun sequence:
- the LOC133785377 gene encoding uncharacterized protein LOC133785377 isoform X2: protein MAIDKSWTTLRNRGCQEYWNGLQAFLRMASEHKDSDGRIRCPCVRCINNRLESLDVVQAHVFDKGFHQAYEKWIYHGEEEEIVANEVADENEDDEMIHVVEDSLLPTTEEVETDPGTSQSQHQSEGSGNESSIDSSPADQHETLNKVLVEKSDYRKGVGYRVKGKGRMSTSSSTNQSQSPAHTAPTLHEDMTTMALMMKAMRETIQMRTPQQSSSLYNPRFDSFLQRYLPSQSKDGTSSQSNTAHPDLHTPPQQQYQPPPQYPPYMSSQQPLQYQNQYMFGRSSQSHPLYCNFTDFTGGSMQHPQPNLRYGEVGGPSQQQPFSRYGELGGSSQQQTFFRYGEFGGGSQQQEQPFLSTPIHPRPRDQFGDLALGQSSQQHFIPSLPQPLPQPQPPPPPPPQPQPQSPPHQNVEDDDN, encoded by the coding sequence ATGGCAATTGATAAgtcttggacaacattgagaaatcgtggttgtcaagaatattggaatggtctacaagcttttttgaggatggcgtcggaacataaggattctgatggaagaattaggtgcccgtgtgtcAGATGCATAAATAATAGATTGGAATCTTTGGATGTTGTGCAAGCACACGTATTCGATaagggttttcatcaagcttatgagAAGTGGATTTATCATGGCGAGGAGGAAGAAATTGTTGCCAATGAGGTGGctgatgagaatgaagacgatgagatgattcatGTTGTGGAAGACTCccttttaccgacaactgaggaagtagaaacGGATCCCGGCACGAGTCAATCTCAACATCAGAGTGAAGGGTCTGGTAATGAATCTAGCATTGATTCGTCCCCGGCCGATCAACACGAGACACTAAATAAAGTACTCGTGGAGAAATCTGACTACCGAAAAGGTGTGGGTTATAGGGTGAAAGGGAAAGGGAGAatgtcaacctccagctctacaAATCAAAGTCAGTCCCCAGCACATACTGCTCCTACGCTTCATGAAGATATGACTACAATGGctctgatgatgaaggcaatGCGTGAGACGATTCAGATGAGGACACCCCAGCAATCCAGTAGTCTGTATAACCCACGGTTTGACAGCTTTCTGCAGAGGTATTTGCCATCACAATCTAAAGATGGTacgtcttctcagagtaacaccgcccatcctgaccttcatacaccgccacaaCAACAGTACCAGCCTCCTCCACAGTATCCTCCATATatgtcgtcgcaacaacctctGCAATATCAAAATCAATACATGTTTGGACGCTCTTCCCAGTCTCATCCACTCTATTGTAACTTTACCGACTTTacaggaggatcgatgcagcatCCGCAGCCTAATCTTAGGTATGGTGAGGTTGGAGGTCCGTCGCAGCAGCAGCCATTTTCTAGGTATGGTGAACTTGGGGGCTCCTCGCAGCAGCAGACATTTTTTagatatggtgagtttgggggcGGGTCGCAACAACAGGAGCAACCTTTTTTATCCACCCCGATACACCCACGACCACGGGATCAGTTTGGGGACCTCGCGCTTGGACAATCTTCACAGCAACATTTTATTCCttcactaccacaaccactaccacagccacagccaccgccaccgccaccgccacagccacagccacagtCACCACCACATCAGAATGTTGAAGATGATGATAATTAG
- the LOC133785377 gene encoding uncharacterized protein LOC133785377 isoform X1, protein MTRLICWSSLTGHSLANALKQMAIDKSWTTLRNRGCQEYWNGLQAFLRMASEHKDSDGRIRCPCVRCINNRLESLDVVQAHVFDKGFHQAYEKWIYHGEEEEIVANEVADENEDDEMIHVVEDSLLPTTEEVETDPGTSQSQHQSEGSGNESSIDSSPADQHETLNKVLVEKSDYRKGVGYRVKGKGRMSTSSSTNQSQSPAHTAPTLHEDMTTMALMMKAMRETIQMRTPQQSSSLYNPRFDSFLQRYLPSQSKDGTSSQSNTAHPDLHTPPQQQYQPPPQYPPYMSSQQPLQYQNQYMFGRSSQSHPLYCNFTDFTGGSMQHPQPNLRYGEVGGPSQQQPFSRYGELGGSSQQQTFFRYGEFGGGSQQQEQPFLSTPIHPRPRDQFGDLALGQSSQQHFIPSLPQPLPQPQPPPPPPPQPQPQSPPHQNVEDDDN, encoded by the exons ATGACCAGGTTGATCTGTTGGTCTTCATTGACTGGTCACTCTCTCGCTAACGCTCTCAAGCAG ATGGCAATTGATAAgtcttggacaacattgagaaatcgtggttgtcaagaatattggaatggtctacaagcttttttgaggatggcgtcggaacataaggattctgatggaagaattaggtgcccgtgtgtcAGATGCATAAATAATAGATTGGAATCTTTGGATGTTGTGCAAGCACACGTATTCGATaagggttttcatcaagcttatgagAAGTGGATTTATCATGGCGAGGAGGAAGAAATTGTTGCCAATGAGGTGGctgatgagaatgaagacgatgagatgattcatGTTGTGGAAGACTCccttttaccgacaactgaggaagtagaaacGGATCCCGGCACGAGTCAATCTCAACATCAGAGTGAAGGGTCTGGTAATGAATCTAGCATTGATTCGTCCCCGGCCGATCAACACGAGACACTAAATAAAGTACTCGTGGAGAAATCTGACTACCGAAAAGGTGTGGGTTATAGGGTGAAAGGGAAAGGGAGAatgtcaacctccagctctacaAATCAAAGTCAGTCCCCAGCACATACTGCTCCTACGCTTCATGAAGATATGACTACAATGGctctgatgatgaaggcaatGCGTGAGACGATTCAGATGAGGACACCCCAGCAATCCAGTAGTCTGTATAACCCACGGTTTGACAGCTTTCTGCAGAGGTATTTGCCATCACAATCTAAAGATGGTacgtcttctcagagtaacaccgcccatcctgaccttcatacaccgccacaaCAACAGTACCAGCCTCCTCCACAGTATCCTCCATATatgtcgtcgcaacaacctctGCAATATCAAAATCAATACATGTTTGGACGCTCTTCCCAGTCTCATCCACTCTATTGTAACTTTACCGACTTTacaggaggatcgatgcagcatCCGCAGCCTAATCTTAGGTATGGTGAGGTTGGAGGTCCGTCGCAGCAGCAGCCATTTTCTAGGTATGGTGAACTTGGGGGCTCCTCGCAGCAGCAGACATTTTTTagatatggtgagtttgggggcGGGTCGCAACAACAGGAGCAACCTTTTTTATCCACCCCGATACACCCACGACCACGGGATCAGTTTGGGGACCTCGCGCTTGGACAATCTTCACAGCAACATTTTATTCCttcactaccacaaccactaccacagccacagccaccgccaccgccaccgccacagccacagccacagtCACCACCACATCAGAATGTTGAAGATGATGATAATTAG
- the LOC133777713 gene encoding glutenin, low molecular weight subunit-like, producing MALMMKALRETIQMMTPQQSGSLYNPRFDSFLQRYLPSQSEDGTSSRSNTAHPDLHTPPQQQYQPPPQYPPYMSSQQPPQYQNQYMFGRSSQSHPLYCNFTDFTGGSMQHPQPNLRYGEVGGPSQQQPFSRYGELGGSSQQQPFFRYGEFGGGSQQQEQPFLSTPIHPRPRDQFGDLTLGQSSQQHYIPSLPQPLPQTQPPPPPPPPPHQNVEDKDN from the coding sequence ATGGCTCTGATGATGAAGGCATTGCGTGAGACGATTCAGATGATGACACCCCAGCAATCCGGTAGTCTGTATAACCCACggtttgacagttttctgcagaggTATTTGCCATCACAATCTGAAGATGGTACGTCTTCTCGGAGTAACACCGCCcatcctgaccttcatacaccgccacaaCAACAGTACCAGCCTCCTCCACAGTATCCGCCATATATGTCATCGCAACAACCTCCGCAATATCAAAATCAATACATGTTTGGACGCTCTTCCCAGTCTCATCCACTATATTGTAACTTTACCGACTTTacaggaggatcgatgcagcatCCGCAGCCTAATCTTAGGTATGGTGAGGTTGGAGGTCCGTCGCAGCAGCAGCCATTTTCTAGGTATGGTGAACTTGGGGGCTCCTCGCAGCAGCAGCCATTTTTTagatatggtgagtttgggggcGGGTCGCAACAACAGGAGCAACCTTTTTTATCCACCCCGATACACCCACGACCACGGgatcagtttggggacctcacgcttgGACAATCTTCACAGCAACATTATATTCCTTCACTACCACAACCACTGCCACAAACAcagccaccgccaccgccaccgccaccgccacatCAGAATGTTGAAGATAAAGATAATTAG